A part of Mycolicibacterium sp. TUM20985 genomic DNA contains:
- the scpA gene encoding methylmalonyl-CoA mutase has product MTAVSPKTIASFADVPLRGDREGAPATASAVALHVAAAAAEHGYTPEELDWVTPEGIDVKPVFVAADRDGAVEAGYPLDTFPGAPPFVRGPYPTMYVNQPWTIRQYAGFSTAAESNAFYRRNLAAGQKGLSVAFDLATHRGYDSDHPRVAGDVGMAGVAIDSILDMRQLFDGIDLSTVSVSMTMNGAVLPILALYVAAAEEQGVPPEKLAGTIQNDILKEFMVRNTYIYPPTASMRIISDIFGYASVKMPKYNSISISGYHIQEAGATADLELAYTLADGVEYIKAGLDAGLSIDKFAPRLSFFWGIGMNFFMEVAKLRAGRLLWSELVAQFEPKSDKSLSLRTHSQTSGWSLTAQDPFNNVARTCIEAMAATQGHTQSLHTNALDEALALPTDFSARIARNTQLLLQQESGTTRPIDPWGGSYYVEWLTHQLAEKARAHIAEVAEHGGMAQAIGEGIPKLRIEEAAARTQARIDSGAQTVIGINKYQVDSDQEVEVLKVENSRVRAEQIAKLEHLRADRDETVTQAALDELTRAAGASGIAGEDGLGNNLLALAIDAARAKATVGEISDALEKVYGRHQAEIRTIAGVYRDEVGRGQNVQNVSAATELVEKFAEADGRRPRILVAKMGQDGHDRGQKVIATAFADIGFDVDVGSLFSTPDEVARQAADNDVHVVGVSSLAAGHLTLVPALRDALAEAGRPDIMVVVGGVIPPGDFDELYAAGATAIFPPGTVIADAAIGLLEKLAERLGYDLS; this is encoded by the coding sequence ATGACAGCCGTTAGCCCGAAGACCATCGCCAGCTTCGCCGACGTGCCACTGCGCGGTGACCGCGAGGGTGCCCCCGCCACCGCGTCCGCCGTAGCCCTGCACGTCGCTGCGGCGGCGGCCGAACACGGTTACACCCCAGAGGAACTCGACTGGGTCACCCCCGAGGGAATCGACGTCAAACCGGTGTTCGTGGCCGCCGACCGAGACGGCGCCGTCGAGGCCGGGTATCCGCTGGACACGTTCCCCGGCGCTCCGCCGTTCGTCCGAGGGCCGTACCCCACCATGTACGTCAACCAGCCGTGGACCATCCGTCAGTACGCGGGTTTCTCGACCGCTGCGGAGTCCAATGCGTTCTATCGCCGCAACCTGGCCGCCGGACAGAAGGGCCTGTCTGTGGCATTCGATCTGGCCACCCATCGCGGTTACGACTCCGATCACCCGCGGGTTGCCGGTGACGTCGGAATGGCCGGTGTCGCCATCGATTCCATCCTGGACATGCGGCAGCTGTTCGACGGCATCGACCTGTCGACCGTGTCGGTGTCGATGACCATGAACGGGGCCGTGCTGCCAATCCTGGCGCTGTACGTGGCCGCGGCGGAGGAGCAGGGCGTACCGCCCGAGAAGCTCGCGGGGACCATCCAGAACGACATCCTCAAGGAGTTCATGGTCCGCAACACCTACATCTATCCGCCCACGGCGTCGATGCGGATCATCTCCGACATCTTCGGCTACGCCAGTGTCAAGATGCCGAAGTACAACTCGATCTCCATCTCGGGCTACCACATCCAGGAGGCTGGCGCGACGGCCGATCTGGAGCTCGCGTACACGCTCGCCGACGGCGTCGAGTACATCAAGGCCGGCCTGGACGCGGGTCTGTCCATCGACAAGTTCGCGCCCAGGCTGTCGTTCTTCTGGGGCATCGGCATGAACTTCTTCATGGAGGTGGCCAAGCTGCGCGCGGGTCGGCTGCTGTGGAGCGAGCTCGTCGCCCAATTCGAGCCCAAGAGTGACAAGTCGCTGTCGCTGCGCACCCATTCGCAGACGTCGGGATGGTCACTGACCGCGCAGGATCCCTTCAACAACGTCGCGCGCACGTGCATCGAGGCGATGGCCGCCACCCAGGGGCACACCCAGTCGCTGCACACCAACGCCCTCGACGAAGCGCTCGCGCTGCCCACCGACTTCTCCGCCCGCATCGCGCGTAATACGCAGCTGCTGCTGCAGCAGGAGTCGGGGACCACCAGGCCCATCGATCCCTGGGGCGGCTCCTATTACGTGGAGTGGCTGACTCATCAGCTGGCCGAGAAGGCCCGCGCGCACATCGCGGAGGTCGCCGAACACGGGGGGATGGCACAGGCGATCGGCGAGGGCATTCCCAAGCTGCGCATCGAGGAGGCGGCGGCGCGCACGCAGGCCCGCATCGACTCCGGCGCCCAGACGGTGATCGGCATCAACAAGTACCAGGTGGATTCCGACCAGGAGGTCGAGGTCCTCAAGGTCGAGAACAGCCGAGTGCGCGCCGAGCAGATCGCCAAGCTCGAGCATTTGCGTGCCGACCGCGACGAGACGGTCACGCAGGCTGCACTGGACGAATTGACTAGGGCAGCAGGCGCTTCCGGTATCGCTGGTGAAGACGGTCTCGGGAACAACCTGTTGGCACTCGCCATCGACGCGGCCAGGGCCAAGGCCACCGTCGGAGAGATCTCCGACGCCCTCGAGAAGGTCTATGGACGCCACCAAGCGGAGATTCGCACCATCGCGGGTGTGTACCGAGACGAGGTGGGGAGAGGCCAGAACGTGCAAAACGTCTCAGCCGCAACCGAACTGGTGGAGAAGTTCGCCGAGGCGGACGGTCGGCGGCCACGCATCCTGGTGGCCAAGATGGGACAGGACGGCCACGATCGCGGTCAGAAGGTGATCGCGACCGCCTTCGCCGACATCGGTTTCGACGTCGACGTCGGCTCACTGTTCTCCACCCCCGATGAAGTCGCACGCCAGGCCGCCGACAATGACGTGCACGTCGTCGGCGTGTCCTCCCTGGCGGCAGGCCACCTGACGTTGGTGCCCGCGTTACGCGATGCCCTGGCCGAGGCAGGCAGGCCCGACATCATGGTCGTCGTCGGCGGCGTGATCCCGCCCGGGGACTTCGACGAGCTGTACGCGGCGGGCGCCACCGCAATCTTCCCGCCGGGCACCGTGATTGCCGACGCTGCGATCGGCCTGCTGGAGAAGCTGGCCGAGCGGCTCGGCTACGACCTCAGCTGA
- the mutA gene encoding methylmalonyl-CoA mutase small subunit has protein sequence MPVSVQGSSASAGTSESDRESWRAAVAGVLAKSSRKDPAELGAEPERLLDSPTYDGFPVRPLYTSFDAVAEPPLPGQWPFVRGGDALRDVRSGWRVAESFPLPGRAAVSEGNEAVLAALSEGVSALVLRLGPGGVDVTDLDRLLEGVFLELVPVILDAGADYLAAADAIVALVSDFDEDKRRGLSIDLGADPLTAALTDRPSPTVADVVATAAKTISYDGGVRAVTVDGSALHDLGASAAWELAAAVAAGVDYLRLLGDGGITTQDALAHIAFRYAADDDQFMTIAKLRAARQLWARVAEVVGHPDAGAATVHAVTSRPMMAQRDPWVNMLRTTLGAFGAGVGGADTVQVYEFDSSIAGGLPGVARTFARRMARNTQLLLLEESHLGRVLDPAGGSWFVEDLTRQLSDEAWAHFQDIEARGGFVAARAHVEAEVGGVRARRRADIAHRRSALTGVNEYPNLAEAPLPQPNPSNSVERYAADFEALRDRSDAYLEANGARPTALLLPLGPLAEHNIRTSFAANLLASGGVESVNPGTVAAAGAAQAISEAGRPVVAVICGTDARYAEEAADVVTAARAAGVSCVYLAGSAKALGDNAADDPAKPDEYLTATIDAITALSTLLTRLGA, from the coding sequence ATGCCGGTGTCCGTACAGGGGTCCAGTGCCAGCGCCGGCACTAGCGAATCCGACCGAGAGTCCTGGCGCGCTGCGGTCGCGGGTGTGCTGGCCAAGAGCAGCCGCAAGGACCCCGCCGAGCTGGGTGCCGAACCCGAGCGGCTCCTCGATTCGCCAACGTACGACGGCTTCCCCGTGCGCCCCCTCTACACCAGCTTCGATGCCGTTGCGGAGCCCCCGTTGCCCGGGCAGTGGCCGTTCGTGCGCGGTGGCGATGCCTTGCGTGACGTGCGCTCGGGATGGCGGGTGGCGGAGTCGTTCCCGCTCCCCGGACGAGCGGCGGTGTCCGAGGGCAACGAGGCGGTACTCGCCGCGCTCTCGGAGGGCGTGAGCGCACTGGTGCTGCGCCTCGGACCGGGCGGAGTCGACGTCACGGACCTCGACCGCCTGCTCGAAGGCGTGTTCCTCGAACTGGTTCCGGTGATCCTGGACGCGGGTGCTGACTACCTCGCCGCCGCCGACGCCATCGTGGCGCTGGTGAGCGACTTCGACGAGGACAAGCGCCGCGGGCTGTCGATCGACCTGGGGGCGGATCCGTTGACGGCTGCGCTCACCGACCGACCATCGCCCACCGTCGCCGACGTCGTCGCGACCGCGGCGAAGACCATCTCCTACGACGGCGGCGTGCGTGCGGTGACCGTCGACGGCTCGGCCCTGCACGACCTCGGCGCCAGCGCCGCGTGGGAGCTGGCGGCCGCGGTGGCCGCGGGGGTGGACTACCTGCGCCTCCTGGGCGACGGTGGCATCACCACGCAGGATGCGCTCGCGCACATCGCCTTTCGGTACGCCGCGGATGACGACCAGTTCATGACCATCGCCAAGCTGCGGGCAGCGCGCCAACTGTGGGCCAGGGTGGCCGAGGTCGTCGGTCACCCGGACGCCGGCGCGGCGACCGTCCACGCCGTCACCTCCAGACCCATGATGGCGCAACGCGACCCGTGGGTGAACATGCTGCGCACCACGCTCGGCGCATTCGGTGCCGGCGTCGGGGGCGCGGACACCGTGCAGGTGTACGAGTTCGACAGCTCCATCGCTGGAGGGCTGCCCGGTGTCGCGAGAACCTTCGCACGTCGCATGGCCCGCAACACGCAGCTGCTGCTGCTGGAGGAATCCCACCTCGGTCGCGTGCTCGACCCCGCAGGCGGCTCGTGGTTCGTCGAGGACCTGACGCGCCAGCTCAGCGACGAGGCGTGGGCGCACTTCCAGGACATCGAGGCCCGCGGGGGATTCGTCGCGGCCCGTGCTCACGTGGAAGCAGAGGTCGGCGGGGTCCGAGCCAGGCGCCGTGCGGACATAGCGCACCGGCGCTCGGCGCTGACCGGCGTCAACGAGTATCCCAATCTTGCGGAAGCCCCTCTACCGCAACCCAACCCGTCGAATTCGGTGGAGAGGTACGCCGCGGACTTCGAGGCCTTGCGGGACCGGTCCGATGCCTACCTCGAGGCCAATGGTGCGCGCCCGACTGCGCTGCTGCTGCCCTTGGGTCCCTTGGCCGAGCACAACATTCGTACGTCGTTCGCCGCGAACCTCCTGGCCTCCGGGGGTGTCGAGTCGGTCAATCCCGGCACCGTGGCGGCGGCGGGCGCGGCGCAGGCGATCTCGGAGGCGGGTCGTCCAGTGGTCGCGGTGATCTGCGGCACCGATGCACGCTACGCCGAGGAGGCCGCCGATGTGGTGACGGCCGCCAGGGCAGCTGGTGTCTCTTGCGTCTACCTGGCTGGGTCGGCCAAGGCGTTGGGAGACAACGCAGCCGACGACCCCGCCAAACCCGACGAGTACCTCACCGCCACGATCGACGCGATCACCGCGTTGTCGACACTGCTCACCCGATTGGGGGCCTGA
- a CDS encoding TVP38/TMEM64 family protein: MKPVVSTLRGIGTAVVATVAQVPRRRLVAMAVVTVILVALVLLVPLPSAMQLRDWATSVGPWFPLAFLGAHVVVTVFPFPRTAFTLSAGLLFGPLLGVGIALLASTLSAVIALFAVRAAGWQLNRLVRHPRVETLDARLEKRSWPTVLSMRLIPAVPFSVLNYAAGASAIRPLPYTLATIVGLLPGTTAIVVFGDALTGNVSPLLFLVSLCTASLGVVGLVYEVRSHRRQRSVTPSP, from the coding sequence GTGAAGCCCGTCGTCAGCACGCTGCGCGGGATCGGCACCGCGGTGGTCGCCACCGTTGCGCAGGTCCCGCGGCGCCGCCTCGTCGCGATGGCGGTCGTGACTGTGATTCTCGTCGCACTCGTGCTGCTGGTGCCGTTGCCCTCGGCGATGCAGCTGCGCGACTGGGCGACGTCGGTGGGGCCGTGGTTCCCGCTGGCGTTCCTGGGCGCCCACGTCGTCGTCACGGTGTTCCCCTTCCCGCGGACGGCCTTCACGTTGTCGGCGGGGCTGTTGTTCGGCCCCCTCCTGGGCGTCGGGATCGCGCTACTGGCAAGCACATTGAGCGCCGTCATCGCGTTGTTCGCGGTTCGGGCCGCTGGCTGGCAGCTGAACCGCCTGGTCCGCCATCCCCGGGTCGAGACCCTCGACGCCCGCCTCGAGAAACGGAGCTGGCCGACGGTCCTGTCGATGCGGCTGATCCCGGCGGTGCCGTTCTCCGTGCTCAACTACGCGGCCGGTGCCTCGGCGATCCGCCCGCTTCCGTACACGCTGGCGACCATCGTCGGGTTACTGCCGGGGACCACCGCGATCGTCGTCTTCGGCGACGCGCTGACCGGTAACGTCAGCCCGCTGTTGTTCCTGGTGTCGCTGTGCACGGCGAGCCTCGGCGTCGTCGGTTTGGTCTACGAGGTTCGCAGCCACCGTCGCCAGCGCTCCGTCACCCCGTCACCCTGA
- a CDS encoding DoxX family protein → MQAGDAVACGLQVAPIKKAFDDVKLAEELRPIIPVVKAASAVGLLSVYRFPALARLTTFMLTVYFVLAVGFHVKARDWSPGLIAASTFLGLFGAMTVKGPESRSG, encoded by the coding sequence ATGCAGGCCGGTGACGCCGTCGCCTGTGGTCTGCAGGTCGCGCCCATCAAGAAGGCGTTCGACGACGTGAAGCTGGCCGAGGAGTTGCGGCCGATCATCCCAGTGGTCAAGGCCGCCTCCGCCGTCGGTCTGCTCTCGGTGTACCGGTTCCCCGCTCTGGCCCGCCTCACCACGTTCATGCTGACCGTGTACTTCGTGCTGGCGGTCGGATTCCACGTCAAGGCCAGGGACTGGAGCCCCGGGCTCATCGCGGCGAGTACCTTCCTCGGTCTGTTCGGCGCCATGACGGTGAAGGGGCCCGAGAGCCGATCAGGGTGA
- a CDS encoding SPFH domain-containing protein, with the protein MDGALFGLVLAAVLVIFAIIVVVKSVKVIPQAEAAVIERLGRYSKTVSGQLTLLLPFVDKIRARVDLRERVVSFPPQPVITEDNLTVNIDTVVYFQVTEPQAAVYAISNYIVGVEQLTTTTLRNVVGGMTLEQALTSRDQINGQLRGVLDEATGRWGLRVARVELRSIDPPPSIQDSMEKQMRADREKRAMILTAEGNRAASIMQAEGQKQAQILSAEGAKQAAILAAEADRQSRILRAQGERAASYLQAQGQAKAIEKTFAAIKAGRPTPEMLAYQYLQTLPQMAKGEANKVWLVPSDFGSALQGFTKMLGAPGEDGVFRYQPSPVEEDLPKPEDDSAEVAEWFNTKSDPEIAQAVAQAVAEARTPAVDAIDPPPQYAPLSQQAQPPATNYSQPPAPRHGSDH; encoded by the coding sequence ATGGATGGTGCGCTATTCGGTCTGGTTCTGGCGGCGGTGTTGGTGATCTTCGCCATCATCGTCGTCGTCAAGTCCGTCAAGGTGATTCCGCAGGCCGAGGCCGCGGTCATCGAACGCCTTGGGCGATACAGCAAGACCGTATCCGGTCAGCTCACGCTGCTGCTGCCGTTCGTCGACAAGATCCGGGCGCGGGTCGACCTTCGGGAGCGGGTCGTCTCCTTCCCGCCACAGCCGGTGATCACCGAGGACAACCTCACCGTCAACATCGACACCGTCGTCTACTTCCAGGTGACCGAGCCCCAGGCTGCGGTCTACGCGATCAGCAACTACATCGTCGGCGTCGAACAGCTCACCACCACCACCCTTCGCAACGTGGTCGGCGGCATGACCCTGGAGCAGGCACTGACCTCTCGCGACCAGATCAACGGTCAGCTCCGCGGCGTGCTCGACGAGGCCACCGGCCGGTGGGGATTGCGCGTGGCCCGCGTGGAACTGCGCAGCATCGACCCGCCGCCGTCCATCCAGGACTCGATGGAGAAGCAGATGCGCGCCGACCGCGAGAAGCGCGCCATGATCCTGACCGCCGAGGGCAACCGCGCGGCGTCGATCATGCAGGCCGAAGGCCAGAAGCAGGCGCAGATCCTCTCGGCCGAAGGTGCCAAGCAGGCGGCGATCCTGGCCGCCGAGGCCGACCGCCAGTCCCGCATCCTGCGGGCCCAAGGTGAGCGCGCCGCGTCCTACCTGCAGGCTCAAGGCCAGGCCAAGGCCATCGAGAAGACGTTCGCCGCGATCAAGGCCGGTCGGCCCACGCCCGAGATGCTTGCCTACCAGTACCTGCAGACGCTGCCCCAGATGGCCAAGGGCGAGGCGAACAAGGTGTGGCTGGTGCCCAGCGACTTCGGTTCGGCGCTGCAGGGCTTCACCAAGATGCTGGGTGCGCCCGGCGAGGACGGCGTCTTCCGCTATCAACCGTCGCCGGTCGAGGAAGACCTGCCCAAGCCCGAGGACGATTCGGCCGAGGTCGCGGAATGGTTCAACACGAAGTCCGACCCCGAAATCGCCCAGGCGGTCGCGCAGGCGGTGGCCGAGGCGCGGACCCCCGCGGTGGATGCCATCGACCCGCCGCCGCAGTACGCCCCGTTGTCGCAGCAGGCCCAGCCGCCGGCGACCAACTACTCGCAACCGCCGGCGCCACGACACGGCTCGGACCACTGA
- a CDS encoding NfeD family protein, whose protein sequence is MGALIWLVAALALAGAEALTGDLFLLMLSGGALSAAGASALFGGPVWVDGAVFAVVSMLLLVLVRPVLRKRFAAGTGMPDPMKALEGKSALVLDRVSRHEGQVKLDGEIWTARPLDDGEVYEPGDNVTVMHINGATAIVFKGI, encoded by the coding sequence ATGGGCGCATTGATCTGGCTGGTCGCGGCATTGGCCCTGGCCGGTGCGGAGGCGTTGACCGGTGATCTGTTCCTTCTCATGCTGAGTGGCGGCGCCCTGTCCGCCGCCGGTGCGAGTGCGCTGTTCGGTGGACCGGTGTGGGTCGACGGCGCCGTCTTCGCGGTCGTCTCGATGCTCCTGCTGGTGCTCGTCCGCCCGGTGCTTCGCAAGCGCTTCGCGGCCGGCACCGGCATGCCGGACCCGATGAAGGCGCTGGAGGGCAAGAGTGCGCTCGTCCTCGATCGGGTCTCGCGTCACGAGGGCCAGGTGAAGCTCGACGGCGAGATCTGGACGGCTCGGCCGCTCGACGACGGCGAGGTCTACGAACCCGGTGACAACGTCACGGTCATGCACATCAACGGCGCCACCGCCATCGTGTTCAAGGGCATCTGA
- a CDS encoding ferrochelatase, producing the protein MFDALLLLSFGGPEGPDEVRPFLENVTRGRNIPPERLDSVAEHYLHFGGVSPINGINRALIEQIQAELGDRGMDVPVYFGNRNWAPYVEETVARMREDGIQRAAVFTTSAWGGYSGCTQYQEDIARARDAVGAGAPELVKLRQYFDHPLLIEMFAEGIAEAAASLPAGLRDEARLIFTAHSIPLRAASRCGPDLYGRQVAYSAGLVAAAAGHADYDQVWQSRSGPPQVPWLEPDVSDHLGALAAAGTRAVIVCPIGFVADHIEVVWDLDSELREQADAAGVAFARVTTPNAQRRFARLAVDLIDEVRYGREPVRVRPEPGGPQPVPGYGFSTNGSLCTANCSSDARPTAGSR; encoded by the coding sequence GTGTTTGACGCGCTGCTCCTGCTGTCCTTCGGCGGACCCGAAGGGCCCGATGAGGTGCGGCCCTTTCTCGAGAACGTCACGCGCGGACGCAACATCCCGCCCGAGCGCCTGGACTCCGTCGCCGAGCACTACCTGCACTTCGGTGGCGTCTCGCCGATCAACGGCATCAACCGGGCGTTGATCGAGCAGATCCAGGCTGAGCTCGGCGACCGCGGAATGGACGTGCCCGTCTACTTCGGCAACCGCAACTGGGCGCCCTACGTCGAGGAAACCGTCGCCCGGATGCGCGAGGACGGCATCCAGCGTGCCGCGGTGTTCACCACGTCGGCGTGGGGTGGCTACTCCGGGTGCACTCAGTACCAGGAGGACATCGCACGGGCCCGCGACGCGGTCGGTGCGGGCGCACCCGAGCTGGTCAAGTTGCGGCAGTACTTCGACCACCCGCTGCTGATCGAGATGTTCGCGGAGGGAATCGCCGAGGCCGCGGCATCTCTTCCGGCAGGGCTGCGCGACGAGGCCCGGCTGATCTTCACCGCCCACTCCATTCCGCTGCGCGCGGCGTCACGCTGCGGGCCGGATCTCTACGGCAGACAGGTGGCGTATTCGGCCGGTCTGGTGGCGGCGGCCGCGGGTCATGCCGACTACGACCAGGTCTGGCAGTCCAGATCCGGTCCGCCGCAGGTGCCGTGGCTGGAGCCGGACGTATCCGATCATCTCGGCGCTCTGGCGGCGGCGGGCACCCGCGCGGTGATCGTGTGCCCGATCGGGTTCGTCGCCGACCACATCGAGGTGGTCTGGGATCTCGACAGCGAACTACGCGAGCAGGCGGACGCCGCCGGCGTCGCGTTCGCCAGGGTGACGACGCCGAACGCCCAGCGCCGCTTCGCGCGACTTGCCGTCGACCTGATCGACGAGGTGCGCTACGGCCGGGAGCCGGTGAGAGTCAGGCCTGAACCAGGGGGCCCGCAGCCCGTTCCCGGGTACGGGTTCAGCACCAACGGGTCGTTGTGTACGGCGAACTGCTCTAGTGACGCCAGGCCGACTGCAGGATCGCGCTGA
- the inhA gene encoding NADH-dependent enoyl-ACP reductase InhA — translation MAGFLEGKRILVTGIITDSSIAFHIAKVAQEAGAELVLTGFDRMKLIQRIADRLPHPAPLLELDVQNEEHLATLADRVSEVIGEGNRLDGVVHSIGFMPQTGMGINPFFDAPYEDVAKGIHISAYSYAALAKATLPIMNPGGGIVGMDFDPTRAMPAYNWMTVAKSALESVNRFVAREAGQYGVRSNLVAAGPIRTLAMSAIVGGALGAEAGDQMKLLEEGWDQRAPMGWNMKDPTPVAKTVCALISDWLPATTGTIVYADGGASTQLL, via the coding sequence ATGGCAGGGTTTCTCGAAGGCAAGCGCATCCTCGTCACGGGGATCATCACGGATTCGTCGATTGCATTCCACATCGCGAAGGTCGCACAGGAGGCCGGCGCGGAGCTGGTGCTGACCGGATTCGACCGGATGAAGCTGATCCAGCGGATCGCCGACCGGTTGCCCCACCCGGCACCGCTTCTCGAGTTGGACGTGCAGAACGAAGAGCACCTGGCCACGCTCGCGGACCGCGTCAGCGAGGTCATCGGTGAAGGCAACCGGCTCGACGGCGTCGTCCACTCGATCGGCTTCATGCCGCAGACCGGGATGGGCATCAACCCGTTCTTCGACGCCCCGTACGAGGACGTCGCCAAGGGCATCCACATCTCGGCCTACTCCTACGCAGCGCTGGCCAAGGCGACGCTGCCGATCATGAACCCCGGTGGCGGCATCGTCGGGATGGACTTCGATCCCACCCGGGCGATGCCCGCGTACAACTGGATGACGGTCGCCAAGAGTGCGCTCGAATCGGTCAACCGGTTCGTGGCCCGCGAAGCGGGCCAGTATGGCGTGCGCTCCAATCTCGTTGCGGCCGGACCGATCCGGACACTGGCGATGAGCGCCATCGTCGGCGGTGCGCTCGGCGCCGAAGCGGGTGACCAGATGAAGCTGCTGGAGGAGGGCTGGGATCAGCGCGCGCCCATGGGCTGGAACATGAAGGATCCGACGCCGGTGGCGAAGACGGTGTGCGCGTTGATCTCCGACTGGCTGCCTGCCACCACCGGAACCATCGTCTACGCCGACGGCGGCGCCAGCACCCAGCTGCTGTAA
- the fabG1 gene encoding 3-oxoacyl-ACP reductase FabG1 has protein sequence MPDFVSRSVLVTGGNRGIGLAIAQRLAADGHKVAVTHRGSGAPEGLFGVECDVTDNDAVDRAFTEVEEHQGAVEVLVSNAGLSADAFLMRMTEEKFEKVIDANLTGAFRVAQRASRSMQRKRFGRMIFVGSVSGTWGIGNQANYAASKAGLIGMARSIARELSKAGVTANVVAPGYIDTEMTRALDERIQEGALQFIPAKRVGTADEVAGVVSFLASEDASYVSGAVIPVDGGMGMGH, from the coding sequence ATGCCGGACTTCGTTTCACGCTCCGTTCTGGTCACCGGCGGCAACCGGGGCATCGGCCTCGCGATCGCCCAGCGGCTGGCCGCCGACGGTCACAAGGTCGCCGTCACGCACCGCGGATCGGGCGCCCCCGAGGGACTCTTCGGCGTCGAGTGCGACGTCACCGACAACGACGCCGTCGACCGCGCCTTCACGGAGGTCGAGGAGCACCAGGGGGCGGTCGAGGTGTTGGTGTCCAACGCCGGCCTCTCCGCGGACGCCTTCCTGATGCGGATGACCGAAGAGAAGTTCGAGAAGGTCATCGACGCGAACCTCACGGGAGCCTTCCGGGTGGCCCAGCGGGCCTCGCGCAGCATGCAGCGCAAGCGTTTCGGGCGGATGATCTTCGTCGGTTCGGTCTCCGGTACGTGGGGGATTGGCAACCAGGCCAACTACGCGGCCTCCAAGGCTGGCCTGATCGGCATGGCCCGCTCGATCGCCAGGGAGCTGTCGAAGGCCGGGGTCACCGCGAACGTCGTGGCCCCCGGATACATCGACACCGAGATGACCCGCGCGCTGGACGAACGAATCCAGGAAGGCGCGTTGCAGTTCATCCCCGCGAAGCGCGTGGGCACCGCCGACGAGGTCGCAGGCGTGGTCAGCTTCCTGGCGTCCGAGGATGCCAGTTACGTTTCTGGCGCGGTGATCCCGGTCGACGGCGGCATGGGCATGGGCCACTAA
- a CDS encoding VWA domain-containing protein: MILPIFGPMSLSGFKNPWFFLFLLVVAGLVALYVIVQRARQKRMLRFANMELLESVAPKRPARWRHLSAVLMVLSLVLFTVAMAGPTNDVRIPRNRAVVMLVIDVSQSMRATDVAPSRLAAAQEAAKQFADQLTPGINLGLIAYAGTATVLVSPTTNRDATKAAIDKLQLADRTATGEGIFTALQAIATVGAVIGGGDEPPPARIVLMSDGKETVPSNPDNPKGAYTAARTADDQGVPISTVSFGTKYGYVEIQDQRQPVPVDDEMLQKIAELSGGNAYTASSLEQLKAVFTSLQEQIGYETIKGDASVGWLRLGSLVLALAALAALLINRRLPG, from the coding sequence ATGATATTACCGATCTTTGGGCCGATGAGCCTGTCGGGATTCAAGAACCCGTGGTTCTTCTTGTTCCTCCTCGTCGTCGCCGGCCTGGTAGCGCTGTACGTCATCGTGCAACGGGCCCGGCAGAAGCGGATGCTGCGCTTTGCCAACATGGAGCTGCTCGAGAGCGTGGCGCCCAAGCGTCCCGCGCGCTGGCGGCATCTGTCGGCGGTCCTCATGGTGCTGTCCCTGGTGCTCTTCACCGTGGCGATGGCGGGCCCCACCAACGACGTCCGGATTCCGCGCAACCGGGCGGTGGTGATGCTGGTGATCGACGTCTCGCAGTCCATGCGCGCCACCGACGTCGCACCGAGCCGGTTGGCCGCTGCCCAGGAAGCCGCCAAGCAGTTCGCCGACCAGCTGACGCCAGGGATCAACCTCGGCCTGATCGCGTATGCCGGTACCGCGACGGTGCTGGTATCACCGACGACCAACCGCGACGCCACCAAGGCCGCGATCGACAAGCTGCAACTGGCCGACCGCACCGCGACCGGGGAGGGCATCTTCACGGCCCTGCAGGCCATCGCCACGGTCGGCGCGGTGATCGGCGGCGGTGACGAACCACCGCCGGCCCGCATCGTGCTGATGTCGGACGGCAAGGAGACGGTGCCGTCGAACCCGGACAACCCGAAGGGCGCCTACACCGCCGCCCGGACGGCAGACGACCAGGGCGTCCCGATCTCGACGGTGTCGTTCGGAACGAAGTACGGCTACGTCGAGATCCAGGACCAGCGCCAGCCAGTGCCCGTCGACGACGAGATGCTGCAGAAGATCGCCGAGCTGTCGGGCGGCAACGCCTACACCGCGTCGAGTCTGGAACAGCTCAAGGCCGTCTTCACCAGCCTCCAGGAGCAGATCGGCTACGAGACCATCAAGGGCGATGCCAGTGTGGGATGGCTCAGGCTCGGCTCCCTGGTGCTCGCGCTGGCGGCACTGGCCGCGCTGCTGATCAACCGCCGGCTGCCCGGTTGA